The Platichthys flesus chromosome 5, fPlaFle2.1, whole genome shotgun sequence genome contains the following window.
AGCCGACGAGATGCTCAACAAAGGTGAGACACAGTTTGTCTGAGGTGAACTGAACTCTGGGAAATTTTGTTCATGTGTATTAATCTGCTGTTTTCCATACGTGTTAAAAACTGAGTGAGGTTTGGTGCCGAGTGAGATTGTGAAGCAAGTGGTTGAACTCGTCTCAGAGGAACTGAGAACCTGATGGAGGTGGAACCTTCTCTGTTCAGGTTTTAAGGAGCAGATCTACGATGTGTATCGTTACCTGCCCCCCGCCACACAGGTGTGTCTGATCAGTGCCACGCTGCCGCATGAGATCCTGGAGATGACCAACAAGTTCATGACCGACCCCATTCGCATCCTGGTCAAACGGTAAGAACTCAAACCGTGGAGCAGATGTTTCAGAAACACAACCGACAGCTgacctctgtttctctctctctctctctctgtgtgtgtgtgtgtgtgtgtcgctcggCCTCAGTGATGAGTTGACTCTGGAGGGGATCAAACAGTTCTTCGTGGccgtggagagagaggagtggaagTTTGACACTCTGTGTGATCTGTACGACACGCTGACCATCACACAGGCCGTCATCTTCTGCAACACCAAGAGAAaggtctgcacacacacttctctgtggATTTGTAGATCTGACACAAATTGTAACTTGTTTGTTATGATTTATAAAAGTGCATTAATATAAAAGCTTGTATGTGACAGACAGCAGCAAAGCCTTGTGGGAGTTTgagaccgtgtgtgtgtgtttcaggtggaCTGGCTCACAGAGAAGATGAGAGAGGCGAACTTCACCGTGTCGTCGATGCACGGAGACATGcctcagaaagagagagagtccaTCATGAAGGAGTTCCGATCCGGAGCCAGGTAACGTGGACCAGCACCAGGGGCTCAGTGGGTCGACAGCCGGGAACTGAGTGTAACTGTGTTCTCTGGTTTTTCAGTCGCGTGTTGATCTCCACGGATGTCTGGGCTCGGGGTTTAGACGTCCCTCAGGTTTCTCTGATCATCAACTACGACCTGCCCAACAACAGAGAGCTCTACATCCACAGGTGCGCTACCCCACAGTCACCACCGCCACAGTGACGTTTGTGAAATCAGTATCTGGTTTGTTCAATTAGCCGTTCTGTAATGAGCTGgtgtgacctctgacactcaggATTGGTCGATCTGGTCGTTATGGTCGTAAAGGTGTGGCCATTAACTTCGTAAAGAACGACGACATCCGGATCCTGAGAGACATCGAGCAGTACTACTCCACCCAGATCGACGAGATGCCCATGAACGGTACGATCGGCCAATCAGAGCCCCCCTCATCTCAACCAGTTTGATTGGTCACCTCCTGTTGCATCAGGCGCTGCAGTGCATGTTGGAATTTATAGTATCAACAACTAAAATGGAGTTTGCACTTTAGCCATTGAAGCTAGCAGATGTTAGCTTCCATACTaacgtgtgtctgtctgttttcagtGGCTGACCTGATCTGATGACGTCATAcacggaccccccccccccctgacttcccaggttttgtctttttaaaccTCGTTTTTTCTTAACTCTACTTGTGAGGAGTCAACAACTGAGACtccagatttttgtttttgtaaataaagttttggTTCAGTGTTTAAAGGTGAAAGaatcttttattcatttaagaAAAACTCAATAAAACGTTTGAATATCAATTTAAAAGTTTCTTTCTCATTCCTGACGAAAATTTAACTATTAAGATTTTGatctaaacaaacaaacgagAAGGGTCGACTCATttgaatcacattttattaaaaaagattttACACAGAAGGAAAAATGAACAAGAGTGAGATGAGGTGATAAAAATCATACGTGATTTGTCATTAACTGATTTCACATCACATATTAAAACTGTAGAATCACATGATGTGTGAGCGCCACACtaataataaacaaaccacCTTTAAAACCTTCTGTCCCAAAACCTGAAGCTTCATTATAAAAATAGTTCTTCTTCATGACGACCCTCAGACTCATCACATCCTCAGGATGAGGTCACATGATTCCATGTCCTCGTTACATGTTCATAAATTCACATGTTCAGGTGACTGGTTCCACTTAACACTTCCACGATGATGTCATGCTAAGCTACTATTTCATTGGTGGACTTGATAAAAACTCTTTACTAAACACATAGTGAATTAATGACCATCACGCGTGTCGCTATTGGTCAGGAGGATTTGGGGGCGGGGTTTAGTGTTAGGACCTGCTTCTAATAAACATGCTCTGAATGGTCCATTCGACGTgcgtgtgggtgggggggtggaagCAGGCTGTTAACATtaaaccagccaatcagaggaggacCGGGTGAGAGGGCGGAGGCTGATTGGAAGAGGTCTACAGGTGGCGTCTTATGAACCAGATCTCGTTCCGGCGGCGCGGCACCCCGGGGTTCTCGTACGCAGCGACCATGTAGCTGCTTCTGTGAAGGTCGTCGCTCACGCCGAGGATCTCCCAGAACAGAGCGATCTGCCGCGCCACCGTCTCCTCTGTGGTCGTCCCCAAGAACGtcctgtcagccaatcagagagcagacaTCTGATAAACCATCGTGGAATTGTAACattcatccaatcagagcagcttATTTCGATGGTTTAGTTTCAATCGACACGGAGAAGTGATGACgggcatttttttatttagtgcAGTAAAATATTTCAACAGGTTTCCATAACAACAGAATTGTATCCAGAAAGGTATCAATCATTTTATTAATACAATATGATTCATAATTAACCATGAGGTGGCTCTGACCTGGCGAGGACTCTCATTGGCTCTCTGTGGACGACGGTGATGTCGGGGTCGCAGGGCTGGGGGGGGGTGCTGGTCTGAAACTCAGCCGGCAGGAAGAAGGACGTCTGGATCTCTTTGTTGAACGTGGCTCCGCCCTCTTTCAGGTGGATGTTATTGATGACCGGCACCGTCATCCCCAGGTATCGACCTACACACGACCaacacacaaccaacacacGACCAACACACAACCAACAACACTGTTCACCATGTGTTACCGTGCAAACCAGCTCCTGTGGGAGGGGCTATGTAGATGATCAGTGGGAGTGGCTCTCAGGTGTGTAGTGGGCGGAGTCTGACCTGTAGAGTTCTCTTTACAGATGAAGCGCATCAGTTTCATGAAGCCGTTGGAGATGCTCTGCTCGTACAGATCCTCTCCTCGGGTCACAGTCGCCCAGTGTCCCGCAGGATACACCCGCTCCTCCCACAGCACCTCCCCCATCTGCAGGAGACACGCCTCTCACCCGTCaatacacacacgtatacacacactcctcaccTGTCAGTACACACACGTTACCTTTTCATGGCAGGATATTGTGGTGAAGGGGAGGggctccctctgctggctgTTGCGGGTCATCTCCTGTATGGGTCCGGTCATTTCTGAAACATGAGTGATGACGTCACCCTTAGTTAGCCCTCGTTGGTACAGTCACATGATTTTTAATTAAGTTATTTATCGCTGATGTGGTTTTATTCTAAGGGTGGTTATGACCctgaccccccctcccccccacacaccttgAGGTACAGACACCTGGTGGGTACTGGCGACGGCCTGCCAATGGGACAGCAGCCTGTCTCTATCCTCTTCATCCATTGGCTCGGGGTTGtcagtgatgtcatcatccaACTGCTCGTCGTCCAATCCATCGAGGTCTTCCAGAGAGATTAGAGCCatgaccaccagggggagacaaTCTTTGACCTGCAGAGACTGTCAACAGACACATGTCGGTTTATTGATATACTTCagtcctgcagagaaacacgGATCCATCACTCATctgatcagctgtcaatcacgaggGGAAGATCGATTGATGACAAATCATTGAAACAGAGAATAATCAGCAGGTTATCGATGATGACTCAGATTGTTTCTCCATCCTGAAGTAATCGCTGGATGTTCCTGAGGCTACGAGGTCTCGACTGGTCCGGTTCTTCATGAACCGGTTCACTTATAAACTACCTGTTATAAAGTACCTACACCGGTTCTGATCTGTCTGATTGGTTTCGTTGTGGATCGTCCTCATTAAAACCTCAATTACGACTggtttcttttaatttgaatttttttcccACTTCCTGACAGCAGACTCTTATTTTATAAACCGGACGTATCAGACCTGATCGTGGATCGATGAAGATATTTCATTGATCCGAATCTCGACGGTTCCGTGTTTTAACTTCGAACCGGATCCGAGATCGATCAAAGACCCGTTTCCGGTCCGTGGAGCGGTTCCGGGCCTGTGTGGCCCCGGAGCAAGTCCCCGCCGGACCGGGTCCAGACAGCCCGCTGGTCCGCTTCAGTCCGACTCGGCTGGGACCGGACAGTTTGCATGACGTCACCTGCACCGACAGGACACCGCGAGGACCTGGACCGGAACCAGGTTCAGTTAGCACGGTTCGAATTAGCACAGTTAGCACGATTATCCTCTGAATCAAGACCACGAACCGGACCCGGTTCTGTGACACGGGTCTGGTTGAGTTCACACCTTCACACCTGTTCTCCAGGTGAGGCCGCGCTGTTCACACCGGATTCACACcgtcaacacaacaacaacaacacttccGCTTAGGATCCACTTCCGCTAGACCGCGCTAAGGACTCTTCACAATAAGAGCTCATActgtaaacacatttaatttacatttgagAGACGGacaagtagagagagagaaagagagagacagacagacaggtagaaagagagagagacagacaagtagagagagagaaagagagagacagacagacaggtagaaagagagagagacagacaagtagagagagagaaagagagagacagacagacaggtagaaagagagacaggtggTAGTAGAATTAGAAGgtggaaaacaaagaatattagatacaataatcaaaataaactGTGTAAAGTCAAAATTCCCGACAGATCTGTtcgcctgcgtgtgtgtgtgtgtgtgctagcgtgcgtgcttgcgtgcgcgtgtgtgtgtgtgtgtacctggctCTGCAGGTTGATGTTCCTCACACCTCAGCCAGTGAGTCCAGAGCTTTACTGGGATCCACAGTGAAGACTCTGGACtggttggtgaccactgctgtaaCGTGTGATGGTGAAAACACGTTGTGTtattaaacacttgatgaacagatgaagataaaaagtgaaGCTGTGAGTTAACTCTGTTAGTTAGTCCTTTGAAGGCTCTTTGATCCACACCTGCTgctcacatctgtctctgggatccgatcacatgacgtctgtcaccaggtgtgaactggAATTGAATGGTTTCTTTCTTGTCCCATCCTTTaccacttcttcttcctccctcaccctccctccctctctctctctctctcgctctctctctgtctctctctctctctctgtctctctctctctcgctctctctgctcacatgtatttatttattgctgaTCTACACTGATGAGATCTAGAACTCATACTTATTACAGTGGGTGGATTAAAGGCCTGAGTGGACCTTGTTTGTAAATACCTGGTATGTGCATCTTATCAGTTCTGCCATGTtactaataattattattcatgaCGATGTTTATTAAAGAACTCTATTTTCTATGGTTTTCTTCCTTCATGTGTGAGAGTttagtattttgtgtttatacttaaacaaacgtgtgtttatctttgaagcaaattaaaacgttttttttcacGATTCTCCAATAAGCTTTGAGATCaacttgttttattctgtttgtgaATGAAACACTAAATCACAACTTACATGTCAAATAAATCCAATGAAAAGATGATCAAGGCTTTGGTCAAGTTTCTGTGAAATAGAATTTACACTCACGTCagttttgtttcttgttttcatagaaagtaGTTTCTATGGTGGAATTCCAGTTCATCCAGTTTAGACTTGATGGGAAAACCATGTTGTCTGCAGCCAGGTACTCTGGCTCTTTGCTGACACCTTGTGGTCAAACACTGTTACTGTTGGGATGCAAGTCTCAGCAGTTATTGAAATACACAACGGTCAAATGATGCAACACAATGCAGCTGTATTTCTCTAGATCTATAAACCACACTGTGACTggactgtatgaatgtgacCTGACGTGGCAGAGTTCTGCAGATGGAGTCACACATTCAGCTCCAACACCAAATATAACAACCTTCAACTCACAGGAGGAAACATGGGTTTGAGCTCAGGCTTCATTTGATGGAGTTGGGCCGTTTGGGAGTTTtccacattttaacaaactatTGACGGATCAGACCGATCTCAAGGAAACACGTCTTCATCGAGTTCACATGATGTTGTTACAgttaataacaatatatatgttattattattgttattataaatgtctttaaaaaaactatttcatgagttaagttacaaacagcagttttaattttagaacacacacacacacacacacacacaaagagtcaCGTGACGTCCAGTAActgcagagagggggaggagcctccagtgaaagtgaaagtgttcaGACTCGTTCTCACTTCAAGGAgcagacggaggagacgtgaagtCTGAGGCTGGTGAGTGTTCAgctacatttatattattcattcatattatttcacagtcagtgtttttcactgatccagagacagatgtgaacagcaggtcTGGATCAAAGAGCCTTCAAAGGACTAATTAGAGACTCTTGTCCTTCCTGAGGTTTCTGATGTGATCACTGTATTCCCTTGTATATAAGTACTCCTGTGTACgcaaataaataccagtactacaAACTATGAAGCCCTGACtctatttcacaataaaacatttaaagtaaattaattaattcGGTCAACAGACACGcagaaatgcttttattttgaaatgggtaggctacaggaagtgtaaatatttgtgtttgtgacgttTTCAACAGATTAACATTGAAACTGGTGTGAAAGATCATTTCACTTTGTTCTGCTGTAAACTGAGCGCAGAACCAGAGGAAATAGACCAGACCTTGAATATCTAGAAGAGCAGCGTGGCCTGAACCACAACTGAGCCGCAGCCGGTGCAACATGGACGAGGACACTTCAGAGCAAgttggaccctcacacacaaagtaagagacctgctgcaaacatgtgaagctccaaactgaatcctcacagaatgaaccagtgaatgatgtgttctgaataaaaacatgtttgtgtttgcagaggtcaggaccagagactgagagcagagtctccagggtccagctgtctgtctctgaagagtgactggtccatgAGACATCCTCCAgtcttcagtaatgaacctggaccctcacacacagagtaagagactgtttctactgggacctgctctgaagaggatctagtttcctctagtgtggcccctgcattaggacacagcttcattgaagttggtgactaatctctcagaatcactcaaagagctcaggggtctcatttataaccgttgcttagccacttctcacgcaaacgttgggattcataaaaataaactcTGACTCATGCATACGAgcgttttggagacgggaaagtggcgacGCAGACATGAGGTGATGAACTGAAATAGATTATTTatccaattcatcatttacattaaaaccaacagttTAGTTTTGCGCACGCGACGTATCTGTTCCACACGAgccctttaattaaaaaatatataaaacaacttacagcaaattacgtttagattcGACTTAACAGCGGAGTTACAGagcaaaatcaaaatcaaattattaaatcataacttgaGTTGGTCAAACTTAcctcggggcaccacccttcaaaggaagggagaatatttattgattaagatcagtctcatttagatctagttcaattagaaatttcaatatttactattaaaggttatgagttcttgacagtgtagaggttggcaaaattcacttatgcaacattaatgaaagaacatttgtgaaagaatataataaagtataaaaacacaagttactaacaAAAGTTCTAACTATTacaaagatgtgtatgtgagtgtgtttatgtaaGTGAGGGgctctcaaaatggtggttgacCAATAGAGTCACACCTTCCTGTGGGCTCCTAAGATGGTAGCTTTCAAGAACAAGAGGCCAAGGGGCCTCAGGCTTTTGACTAGACATGAAGGCCGAAAAATAGGCCTTTGGTTTCATGAAACGTGTTTCTACATCCCCCATGACGTGTTCCTGAGGGTTCTGAGGGATGTGTGCATgcaaatggaaggatgaggaagaagagagggttcagcgatttctgatctcacacattgtgttatccacagcagcagcagagtatcagtgtgttttctttattagtgacatcactgctgtcccatgaAGTCGTTCTCTACCTCCATCTCAAtaacacctcgatgtcagtgtcacaaagtctcacttcctcttctcatcgcttgatgccgtgacTCCATCAGGACTCACGgaggaaacccattggtcagcagcataATTTAAAATTCGTGCCGTGCTTTGATTTGACCATTTATGGTGGAAAGTGGGCGGAGTTAGAGG
Protein-coding sequences here:
- the eif4a3 gene encoding eukaryotic initiation factor 4A-III, producing the protein MAVAGVQSRKRLLKDEDMTKVEFETSEEVDVTPTFDTMGLREDLLRGIYAYGFEKPSAIQQRAIKQIIKGRDVIAQSQSGTGKTATFCVSVLQCLDIQVRETQALILAPTRELAGQIQKVLLALGDYMNVQCHACIGGTNVGEDIRKLDYGQHVVAGTPGRVFDMIRRRSLRTRAIKMLVLDEADEMLNKGFKEQIYDVYRYLPPATQVCLISATLPHEILEMTNKFMTDPIRILVKRDELTLEGIKQFFVAVEREEWKFDTLCDLYDTLTITQAVIFCNTKRKVDWLTEKMREANFTVSSMHGDMPQKERESIMKEFRSGASRVLISTDVWARGLDVPQVSLIINYDLPNNRELYIHRIGRSGRYGRKGVAINFVKNDDIRILRDIEQYYSTQIDEMPMNVADLI
- the soul4 gene encoding heme-binding protein soul4 gives rise to the protein MALISLEDLDGLDDEQLDDDITDNPEPMDEEDRDRLLSHWQAVASTHQVSVPQEMTGPIQEMTRNSQQREPLPFTTISCHEKMGEVLWEERVYPAGHWATVTRGEDLYEQSISNGFMKLMRFICKENSTGRYLGMTVPVINNIHLKEGGATFNKEIQTSFFLPAEFQTSTPPQPCDPDITVVHREPMRVLARTFLGTTTEETVARQIALFWEILGVSDDLHRSSYMVAAYENPGVPRRRNEIWFIRRHL